In one Leptospiraceae bacterium genomic region, the following are encoded:
- a CDS encoding M23 family metallopeptidase encodes MNYKLIFFLIQFFLWITASLFAESPIKIYQKPATRKGEFNYYASNSAPLDYWLIFKVINAQNTQASPSMELKTIIPVGAKDFPIINIRAENPKKAFQFQISYKYSPGNPLTAIHNDNYIYHFPFAHGTKRKLSQGYKGLYTHQGWQEFALDFEMPEGTEVYAARGGKVIQVIDHFNEGGASASYAEKANKVVLLHDDGTYASYVHLKLKGSLVKEGEEIKAGDLIGYSGNTGMSQGPHLHFDVILPDFEGAKTVPTKFLSHDNQVIEPETGKYYYGFWENKETFETRFGSELKPEDYADYSKKLEKTDKFEVRKEVIDDTIVLFASNYFDRDVKLDCFFQLQNKQKVVEIPADLNIPALSEIFLTILKPVNPAKPGGYRLRYTYRLEK; translated from the coding sequence ATGAATTATAAACTCATTTTTTTTCTTATCCAGTTTTTTTTATGGATTACAGCTTCCTTATTTGCCGAAAGTCCCATCAAGATCTATCAGAAACCTGCTACCCGGAAGGGAGAATTTAATTATTATGCTTCCAATTCAGCACCGCTTGACTACTGGCTCATCTTTAAGGTAATAAATGCTCAAAATACTCAGGCCAGTCCCTCTATGGAATTAAAAACCATAATTCCTGTTGGTGCTAAAGATTTTCCAATTATCAACATCCGGGCAGAGAACCCTAAGAAAGCCTTTCAATTTCAAATCAGTTATAAGTACAGTCCGGGCAATCCCCTAACCGCCATTCATAATGATAATTATATATATCATTTCCCATTCGCACACGGAACCAAAAGAAAACTCAGTCAGGGTTATAAAGGACTCTATACGCATCAGGGCTGGCAGGAGTTTGCTCTTGATTTTGAAATGCCGGAAGGAACTGAAGTTTATGCGGCAAGAGGGGGAAAAGTAATACAGGTAATTGATCATTTCAATGAAGGAGGAGCTTCTGCGAGCTATGCCGAAAAAGCCAATAAAGTTGTTCTTTTACACGATGATGGTACCTATGCGTCTTATGTACATCTGAAACTTAAGGGATCTCTAGTAAAAGAAGGAGAAGAGATAAAAGCCGGAGACCTTATCGGATACAGTGGAAATACAGGAATGAGCCAGGGTCCCCATCTGCATTTTGATGTAATTCTACCTGACTTTGAAGGTGCAAAGACGGTTCCAACGAAATTTTTAAGCCATGATAATCAAGTAATCGAACCGGAAACCGGAAAATACTACTATGGTTTTTGGGAGAATAAAGAAACTTTTGAAACAAGATTTGGATCTGAATTAAAACCTGAAGATTATGCAGATTATTCTAAAAAATTAGAAAAGACTGATAAATTCGAAGTTCGAAAGGAAGTTATAGATGATACGATTGTTCTTTTTGCCTCCAATTATTTTGATAGAGATGTGAAATTGGACTGCTTTTTCCAACTCCAAAATAAACAGAAAGTTGTTGAAATTCCTGCCGACTTGAATATTCCGGCTCTTTCTGAAATCTTCTTAACCATTTTAAAACCTGTAAACCCGGCAAAACCCGGAGGATATAGACTTCGTTATACTTATCGTTTAGAAAAGTAA
- the cas6 gene encoding CRISPR system precrRNA processing endoribonuclease RAMP protein Cas6: protein MLNSRLNFSRITVELISMYECRLPEFTGSLLRGSFGHALKKVFCEQYSDKCSECSSSSDCGYFQIFESQDDNFRKMGYHYKPHPYIITPCHKSYYKVGDKLQFKMTFFGDFIRFFPYLSKTFEEMGKVGFGKDRNTFSLSSIRDDISGKELYSEKDKMAEIKTLSIQEYARKEFDRIFRGSNTGTGDFDMVFLTPGRFAENGKVLKSINGKLLFDSINRRYSTMHSFYGEFDRKDISGEEEVQITVNDCSYKKWNRYSNRQERKVQQSGILGTYTLKNISPRTFQILKAMEILHIGKNTSFGLGKIEIRMDDCKNS from the coding sequence ATGTTGAACTCCAGGTTAAACTTTTCCAGAATTACTGTTGAGCTTATTTCTATGTATGAATGCAGGCTTCCCGAATTTACAGGCTCTCTTCTCAGGGGTTCTTTCGGTCATGCCCTTAAGAAAGTCTTTTGTGAACAGTATTCGGATAAGTGTTCTGAGTGCAGTTCCTCTTCGGATTGTGGTTACTTTCAGATTTTTGAGAGTCAGGATGACAATTTTCGAAAGATGGGCTATCATTATAAACCGCATCCCTATATCATTACACCCTGCCATAAGAGCTATTATAAGGTGGGTGATAAGCTGCAATTCAAAATGACTTTTTTTGGAGATTTCATTCGTTTCTTTCCCTACCTTTCCAAAACTTTTGAGGAGATGGGAAAAGTAGGTTTTGGAAAAGATAGAAATACTTTTTCTTTAAGCTCTATTCGAGATGATATAAGTGGAAAAGAGCTTTATTCAGAAAAAGATAAGATGGCTGAGATTAAAACCCTTTCCATACAGGAATATGCCCGAAAAGAGTTTGATAGGATTTTTAGAGGCTCAAATACAGGAACCGGAGATTTTGACATGGTTTTTTTAACACCCGGACGTTTTGCTGAGAATGGAAAAGTGTTAAAAAGTATAAACGGAAAGCTCCTGTTTGATAGTATCAATAGGCGATATTCTACCATGCACTCTTTTTATGGAGAATTTGATAGAAAAGATATCTCCGGTGAGGAAGAGGTTCAGATAACTGTGAATGATTGTTCCTATAAAAAATGGAACCGGTATTCTAACCGACAGGAAAGAAAAGTTCAACAAAGTGGTATTCTGGGTACTTACACCCTGAAAAATATCAGTCCTCGCACTTTCCAAATATTAAAAGCAATGGAGATTCTGCATATTGGAAAGAATACAAGTTTCGGTCTTGGAAAAATTGAAATTCGAATGGATGACTGTAAGAATTCCTAA
- a CDS encoding DUF5071 domain-containing protein yields MNTYILYESSEDNSLLFISTTNSLSIPVDAKEIWRVTAKSWEIACLKRNEYLNWEPYKPLISSEKDLQDLIPEDKHDTDNARLLINLGYPAISPVLLDIFACIQDFNWPIARELTPFLISLGRKSLDTVKKIFLTNDAVWKYWVIQEVIAKMQASELEQFIPLLQNLNENLSAEDIKEEVHLAIDEVFTAIKTQNDSFFKSSFPPC; encoded by the coding sequence ATGAATACTTATATACTTTATGAATCCTCAGAAGATAACTCATTGCTGTTTATTTCAACTACAAACAGCTTAAGCATCCCGGTCGATGCAAAAGAGATATGGCGAGTTACTGCCAAATCCTGGGAGATAGCCTGTCTCAAACGTAATGAGTATCTTAATTGGGAACCTTATAAACCCCTCATTAGCTCCGAGAAAGACCTGCAAGACCTTATTCCTGAAGACAAACATGACACTGACAACGCAAGGTTACTGATAAATCTCGGTTATCCTGCTATTTCACCTGTTTTATTGGATATTTTTGCCTGCATTCAGGATTTTAATTGGCCGATTGCCAGAGAACTTACACCGTTTTTGATTTCCCTGGGACGAAAGAGCCTGGATACAGTTAAGAAAATTTTCCTCACGAATGATGCTGTCTGGAAGTACTGGGTAATACAGGAAGTCATTGCCAAAATGCAAGCTTCGGAATTGGAACAGTTTATTCCCCTATTGCAAAACCTGAATGAAAATCTTTCTGCTGAAGACATAAAAGAAGAAGTACACCTGGCAATTGACGAAGTTTTTACTGCTATAAAAACTCAGAATGACTCATTTTTCAAATCCTCTTTTCCCCCATGCTGA
- a CDS encoding tetratricopeptide repeat protein yields MDILKEISTEELRRIRKELYSSDKKQILDAAHRIETYAEASYDLKPLFKEMQNLLFHTDEVVRKCLVRSLSLIVSTTDIHIFIPWLTKSLSDPYEYVRLYSIYTFTNLFRRGYDILDAIPEIIWLLGDSNPDVAYEAANLVTAYQCDIGNFEFVARKLLSNENLHVLKGSLWALRSIRLKEEFIELLFQYMIKILESNEEELIRRVCETLSYYSNRVLLPSELVNRLEDLLQNQEAVSWSVAESLTGHYLLSKETKKLEDFLLKSPHIVRSGTLAYLERIFEKKHILYKELIGILNTCLLDKDYEIRKYASRTLAHYYLNDRDWDSFLKMLEMEPLWVIGKNALLVLLYKVKHQNLDIHPILKSLIKKIEIVDFEQYPLEVIEEYCLKGKRNAEKVETSLRIARPPIGEKTETIRTYCRRAKLNPPYSELEWYRIGDNFRREKRYREAVDSYRNAIYINPKNAGAWNNLGICYTELEEIEKALDAFLTSLKINPEQHQSWANYGNLFKREKKYEEALRAYKKSVELKPTYAQGWANLATGYKAVKDLERAIECSERALSLLSEGKEQDIPSLVQTEYNLACYYCLSGAKENSLRHLQRALSFHPELREKAKEDEDFISIREEEEFKNLVAN; encoded by the coding sequence ATGGATATTCTCAAAGAAATATCAACAGAAGAACTGAGGAGAATCAGAAAAGAGCTTTATTCTTCGGATAAGAAGCAAATCTTAGATGCGGCTCATAGAATTGAAACCTATGCAGAAGCCAGCTATGATTTAAAACCGCTTTTTAAAGAAATGCAAAACCTGCTCTTTCATACCGATGAAGTGGTCCGAAAATGTCTGGTTCGTTCCCTATCCTTGATTGTCAGCACTACCGATATTCATATATTCATTCCCTGGTTAACCAAGTCTCTTTCCGATCCATATGAATATGTAAGACTCTATTCGATCTATACCTTCACAAACCTTTTCCGTCGGGGCTATGATATTCTGGATGCTATTCCGGAAATTATATGGTTACTGGGGGATAGCAATCCGGATGTGGCCTATGAAGCTGCAAATCTCGTAACTGCCTATCAATGTGATATTGGGAATTTTGAGTTTGTCGCTCGAAAGCTTCTATCCAATGAAAATTTACATGTTCTAAAAGGATCTCTCTGGGCTCTGCGCAGCATTCGACTAAAAGAAGAATTTATCGAACTTCTCTTCCAGTATATGATAAAAATACTGGAATCAAACGAAGAGGAACTAATTCGCAGGGTCTGTGAAACACTTTCCTACTATTCAAATCGTGTTTTGCTTCCTTCCGAGCTGGTAAATCGTCTGGAAGATTTACTCCAAAATCAAGAAGCTGTTTCCTGGTCAGTTGCTGAGTCCTTAACCGGTCATTATCTTTTATCTAAAGAAACCAAAAAGCTGGAGGACTTCCTTTTAAAATCTCCCCACATCGTAAGAAGTGGAACCCTCGCTTATCTCGAAAGAATATTTGAAAAGAAACATATTCTTTATAAAGAGTTAATAGGTATATTAAATACCTGTTTATTAGATAAAGACTACGAAATTCGCAAGTATGCAAGCAGGACTCTCGCTCACTACTACCTAAATGATAGAGATTGGGATTCTTTTTTAAAAATGCTGGAAATGGAACCTCTCTGGGTAATCGGAAAAAATGCCCTTCTGGTTTTACTCTATAAGGTTAAACACCAGAATCTGGATATTCATCCTATATTAAAGTCCCTGATTAAGAAAATAGAAATAGTAGATTTTGAACAATATCCCCTGGAAGTAATAGAAGAATACTGCCTGAAAGGTAAAAGAAATGCCGAAAAAGTAGAAACCAGTCTGCGTATAGCCAGACCTCCTATAGGAGAAAAAACAGAAACCATCCGTACCTATTGCCGGAGAGCCAAATTAAACCCACCTTATAGCGAGTTAGAATGGTATCGAATCGGAGATAACTTTCGTAGAGAAAAACGTTACCGGGAAGCTGTTGATTCCTATCGTAATGCTATTTATATAAATCCTAAAAATGCAGGAGCCTGGAATAATCTGGGTATTTGTTATACAGAACTGGAAGAAATAGAGAAAGCTTTAGATGCCTTTTTAACTTCTTTAAAAATCAATCCGGAACAACACCAGAGCTGGGCAAATTACGGAAACCTCTTCAAAAGAGAGAAAAAATATGAGGAAGCCCTGCGGGCCTATAAAAAATCCGTAGAGTTAAAACCTACTTATGCCCAGGGCTGGGCAAATCTGGCAACGGGTTATAAGGCTGTAAAAGATCTGGAAAGAGCCATTGAATGCTCAGAAAGAGCCTTATCCTTGCTTTCAGAGGGTAAGGAACAGGATATTCCCTCTTTAGTACAAACCGAATACAACCTTGCCTGCTACTACTGCCTAAGTGGAGCGAAAGAAAATTCTCTCAGGCATTTACAAAGAGCTCTCAGCTTTCATCCTGAATTAAGGGAGAAAGCCAAAGAAGATGAAGATTTTATAAGTATTCGAGAAGAAGAAGAATTTAAAAACCTGGTGGCTAATTAG
- a CDS encoding exonuclease domain-containing protein gives MYTHAIILDFEATCQDGPRISPQEIIEFPSVLVSLERREVIDEFQSFVRPIHHPRLTDFCKKLTSIQQEDVDKAELFPDVFQKHLAWLKSHDLTENNAFIVTCGDWDLKSGFPAQCSHSEPVIEVVPPIYQQWHNVKHSFCDAQGVEKAPGMRGMLKALELPLVGWHHRGIDDCRNIARIFLKLMEKGISPEISSVSG, from the coding sequence ATGTATACACATGCAATCATTTTAGATTTTGAAGCCACCTGCCAGGATGGACCTCGGATAAGTCCTCAGGAAATTATAGAATTTCCATCAGTTTTGGTGTCTCTTGAGCGCAGGGAAGTAATCGATGAGTTTCAGTCTTTTGTTCGACCGATTCATCATCCCCGATTAACCGATTTTTGCAAAAAGCTTACTTCTATACAACAGGAAGATGTGGATAAAGCCGAATTATTTCCTGATGTATTCCAAAAGCACCTTGCCTGGTTAAAGAGCCATGATTTGACGGAGAATAATGCATTTATTGTTACCTGCGGTGATTGGGATCTTAAGTCCGGGTTTCCGGCACAATGTTCACATTCCGAACCTGTAATAGAAGTGGTTCCACCTATATATCAACAATGGCATAATGTGAAACATTCTTTCTGTGACGCTCAGGGAGTAGAAAAAGCTCCGGGTATGAGAGGAATGCTAAAAGCCCTGGAACTGCCCTTAGTCGGGTGGCATCACAGGGGAATTGATGATTGTAGAAACATAGCCAGGATTTTTTTAAAGCTTATGGAGAAAGGCATTAGTCCAGAGATAAGTTCTGTTTCAGGATAA
- a CDS encoding alpha/beta hydrolase gives MKNIIKKLRSFFFFFLFLYAIYHASLAYQYYSMKEKAENFEKNRSYSSIFQYNQKGGEPLFLVNPENKRTIFFMEGFRAQAPAGFYRDWFEELYQTGTNIIVPVYGLQSSPFELRNRDWRFQEDLRLANQVYEAYASAKSEEHEILLVAHSFGTLPALSIAVTAKRRPDGIILLSPLNTGMEFKAAGKLVYWFSKQTSWLQYLLLFTEAGKAPSRESIWDIVNPQKNRKAASKLDANFEDSSRYGYRVEKAAIWMEEELVPRVKDYRIFLAYGNSDLFFSSQGFENLGKRLEVSGNRVDIYPIQNSGHMVLMDNGEKALKEKILLFLRAKK, from the coding sequence ATGAAGAATATTATAAAAAAACTCCGGTCTTTCTTTTTTTTCTTTTTGTTTCTATATGCCATCTACCATGCTTCTTTAGCGTATCAATATTATTCCATGAAAGAAAAAGCCGAGAATTTTGAAAAAAATCGTTCCTATTCCTCCATCTTTCAATATAATCAAAAAGGAGGAGAACCGCTCTTTTTAGTGAATCCGGAAAATAAACGGACTATCTTTTTCATGGAAGGATTCCGTGCACAGGCACCTGCCGGTTTTTATAGAGATTGGTTTGAAGAATTATATCAAACCGGAACCAATATTATTGTTCCGGTATACGGATTACAGAGTTCTCCTTTTGAATTGCGTAATCGAGACTGGAGGTTTCAGGAAGACCTGAGACTGGCAAATCAGGTATATGAGGCCTATGCTTCTGCAAAATCCGAGGAACATGAAATTCTTCTTGTAGCTCACTCATTTGGTACCTTACCCGCACTCTCGATTGCAGTCACAGCAAAACGAAGACCGGATGGAATTATCCTGCTTTCTCCTCTCAACACGGGTATGGAGTTTAAAGCCGCCGGAAAACTTGTATACTGGTTTTCTAAACAGACTTCCTGGTTACAATACCTGCTTTTATTTACAGAAGCCGGTAAAGCACCCAGTAGAGAATCTATCTGGGATATTGTAAATCCCCAAAAAAATAGGAAAGCAGCCTCGAAACTCGATGCGAACTTCGAAGACAGTTCTCGTTATGGATACCGGGTAGAAAAAGCTGCTATATGGATGGAAGAAGAGTTAGTTCCGAGGGTCAAAGATTATCGAATTTTTTTAGCCTATGGAAATTCCGATCTTTTCTTTTCCTCCCAGGGTTTTGAGAATTTAGGCAAAAGGCTGGAAGTCTCCGGAAATCGAGTTGATATTTACCCCATTCAAAACTCAGGTCACATGGTTTTAATGGATAATGGAGAAAAGGCCCTGAAAGAAAAAATTTTATTGTTTTTAAGAGCTAAAAAATAA
- a CDS encoding DJ-1/PfpI family protein: protein MSEVLVPLAEGFEEIEAVSIIDVLRRADIEVVTAGVNSQTVCGSHGICFYTDVLFSDLSCPEDEFSMIVFPGGLPGAHHLRDDERIIELTRKMFHKGKITAAICAAPIILEKAGILEGRNATSYPGQLESTENTSISIKAERVVRDGNIFTSRGPATALEFALELVEALRGKEVKENLQKKMLLV, encoded by the coding sequence ATGTCAGAAGTCCTGGTACCCTTGGCTGAGGGTTTTGAAGAGATCGAAGCGGTAAGCATTATTGACGTTTTAAGAAGAGCTGATATTGAAGTAGTTACCGCAGGAGTGAATTCACAAACAGTTTGTGGTTCTCATGGAATCTGTTTTTATACCGATGTACTTTTCTCCGATTTATCCTGTCCTGAGGATGAATTTAGTATGATTGTTTTTCCGGGCGGCTTACCCGGAGCCCATCACCTGCGGGATGATGAAAGAATCATAGAGCTGACAAGAAAAATGTTTCATAAGGGGAAAATCACTGCTGCTATCTGTGCAGCTCCAATAATCCTGGAAAAAGCCGGAATTTTGGAAGGAAGGAATGCAACTTCTTATCCGGGCCAGCTTGAATCTACAGAGAATACTTCCATCTCTATAAAAGCAGAAAGAGTTGTTCGTGATGGAAATATTTTCACATCCAGAGGACCGGCAACTGCCCTGGAATTTGCCCTGGAACTGGTAGAGGCATTAAGAGGAAAAGAAGTGAAAGAGAACTTACAAAAGAAGATGTTACTTGTTTGA
- a CDS encoding Ig-like domain-containing protein — translation MNNVRDLEGNTQENPVEELIYFTTNNNIDNESPSIKTSYPANSSSEIVRNTSIQLVFNEALDPDTVSNETIILKQGDTILEKELEFIGSVVQLKPSAIFSSWTNYTIFIQTGIKDLAGNSLATATNISFTTNDILDNSPPVVETVIPTDGSTNVSNNTLITLIFSEAIDITTLNTQSLSIVEIDKNENSKNVPGTVSGEEKTLIFRVNESFRTSTKHRITILGTIKDLAGNSLGENKTYSFTTGRLVTYTVAGTVSGLSGTLVLQKNGGDDITITSNGSFKFSTDVAGDYSVTVKTQPTGQTCTVSNASGTAITNVTNVSVSCQSFTIGGTVTGLSGMLVLQNNGGDELSINADGNFTFSKSVAYLYNVTIKTQPAGQTCTLSNGIGTATANVSNVSVSCVTTNYTIGGELSGMGSSKSIVLQLNSGNELTLNSNGNFTFATNINYNTFYAVTVKTNPTDQTCTVLNASGTITSNVSNIVISCDPYMEAKTWYVDNGDGTIYDKSTGLIWKKCSQGQTWNNNTNACDGNAGTYYYCNEMDNDCNGGNNTGILGTFLNDGSSTAYNSCNDLNTNPTGGFAGKTGWRVPTIEELKTLIDLSGENEDTGAKINGIFFPNTILSGYWSASGLISSDLSAWYVYFLNGSVDNYTKTYYLNNVRCVRYGP, via the coding sequence ATGAACAATGTCCGGGATTTAGAGGGTAATACACAGGAAAATCCGGTCGAAGAACTCATATATTTCACCACCAATAATAATATAGATAACGAATCTCCTTCTATAAAAACCAGCTATCCGGCAAATTCTTCCTCTGAGATAGTTAGAAATACATCTATCCAATTGGTATTCAATGAGGCTTTAGATCCGGATACGGTGAGTAATGAAACTATTATCTTAAAACAGGGAGACACTATATTAGAAAAAGAATTAGAGTTTATCGGCAGTGTCGTGCAGCTTAAACCATCCGCCATCTTTTCCTCCTGGACAAATTATACAATTTTCATTCAAACAGGAATCAAAGACCTTGCCGGTAATTCTCTTGCGACAGCAACAAACATAAGTTTTACTACCAACGATATTTTAGACAACTCTCCACCTGTTGTGGAAACTGTGATTCCGACAGATGGCTCAACGAATGTGTCGAATAATACTCTTATAACTTTAATTTTCTCAGAAGCAATTGATATAACTACTTTGAATACTCAATCCTTATCTATAGTAGAGATTGATAAAAATGAAAATAGTAAAAATGTTCCGGGAACTGTCAGCGGAGAAGAAAAGACTCTAATCTTTCGAGTGAATGAAAGCTTTCGCACCAGTACGAAGCACCGCATCACTATTCTTGGCACAATAAAGGATCTGGCAGGAAACTCTCTGGGCGAAAATAAAACCTACAGTTTTACCACAGGCAGACTTGTTACCTATACTGTGGCAGGAACAGTAAGCGGATTGAGCGGTACTCTTGTATTACAAAAGAATGGTGGAGATGATATAACTATCACTTCTAATGGTAGTTTTAAATTTTCCACAGATGTTGCGGGTGATTATAGTGTAACAGTGAAAACCCAGCCCACCGGGCAGACATGTACAGTTAGCAATGCTAGTGGAACTGCTATTACTAATGTTACAAATGTAAGCGTGAGTTGCCAGAGTTTTACCATCGGAGGCACAGTAACAGGACTCAGTGGAATGTTGGTACTACAGAACAACGGAGGAGATGAGCTAAGCATAAATGCCGATGGCAACTTTACCTTTTCTAAATCAGTAGCGTATTTGTATAACGTAACCATCAAAACCCAGCCTGCCGGTCAGACCTGTACACTTTCCAATGGAATCGGAACAGCTACAGCCAATGTCTCCAATGTCAGCGTAAGTTGTGTAACCACAAATTATACTATAGGAGGGGAATTATCGGGTATGGGAAGTTCTAAAAGCATTGTATTGCAACTGAACAGTGGAAACGAATTGACTTTAAATTCCAATGGTAACTTTACCTTTGCAACTAATATCAATTACAATACTTTCTATGCAGTAACAGTAAAAACAAACCCTACCGATCAGACCTGTACTGTTCTTAATGCAAGCGGAACTATAACTTCTAATGTATCCAATATTGTAATATCCTGTGATCCTTATATGGAAGCAAAGACCTGGTATGTTGATAATGGCGATGGCACAATCTATGACAAAAGCACAGGACTGATATGGAAGAAGTGTAGTCAGGGACAGACATGGAATAATAATACAAATGCTTGTGATGGAAACGCAGGAACATATTATTATTGCAATGAGATGGATAATGACTGCAATGGAGGAAACAATACGGGAATTCTGGGTACATTTCTGAACGATGGTTCCAGTACAGCATATAACTCCTGTAATGATTTGAATACAAATCCAACAGGTGGTTTTGCCGGGAAAACAGGTTGGCGGGTACCTACAATTGAAGAATTAAAGACATTGATAGATTTATCCGGAGAGAACGAAGATACAGGAGCAAAAATTAATGGAATTTTCTTTCCTAATACAATTTTGTCCGGCTATTGGTCGGCGAGTGGCCTCATTTCTTCTGACCTCTCCGCATGGTACGTCTACTTCCTCAATGGCTCTGTCGACAACTACACTAAGACCTATTATCTCAACAATGTCCGTTGTGTTCGCTACGGACCTTGA
- a CDS encoding motility associated factor glycosyltransferase family protein, producing MEKAMYLKENLSALSGTIREKIANSKTIFSFEVFETKVKAFTIKVEDTFLHSRHDPIKESSRYIDSLQEDDSERLYIFLGAGLGYAVQEVLQRKKGKLVWIEPFPFILKEALSIYDYSKYLTDKKLYILTSPFSEEEFFDTFRGTANFSTSFIPHRQSFQWKQEEYMDIKLRCERFFHKKDVNIATLSRFEKSWTRNMLQNVERLRNFVPISRLFDSANDLPVLVCGAGPGLFDSLEEIREFREEFILICVDTAFHVLQQKGIEPDLIYTVDPQAINSAYLQSYKNEGRIIFDPTSSYHSLQLPALNRGYITSSPFPLLQFFTSCFKIDVGDVPFGGSVSTNSISLASMISSGPVFLAGQDLAFTEGLAHCKGAVLEERLNYKESRYFRRELHNYRQLTALPSKEVKSYTGKILKTNEKLLIFKKWFEDNRRDKIWLNISNKGANLEGIPYCSLKDFIKQSRKEEVRKVRELIANLPLKEEGFFLDLEALQVSTRNLIQKLKSFEGLLEKGLQLSHEIYKLVEKKNLQSPEFKNKLSQISKIDEEVASKKGLNEVLASGMQRVILTITEGYEEQLDLKERLDEKLSIAKKSILLYKGLLEASQIMIKLLIKTTYRF from the coding sequence TTGGAAAAAGCAATGTATCTGAAAGAAAATCTCTCTGCCCTATCAGGAACAATTCGTGAAAAAATTGCAAACTCAAAAACTATTTTCTCTTTTGAAGTTTTTGAGACAAAAGTAAAAGCCTTTACAATAAAGGTTGAAGATACTTTTTTACATTCAAGACATGACCCGATAAAAGAATCCTCCCGCTATATTGATAGTCTACAGGAAGATGATTCAGAAAGATTATACATATTTTTAGGAGCAGGTCTGGGTTATGCAGTACAGGAAGTTTTACAAAGAAAAAAAGGAAAGTTAGTCTGGATAGAACCCTTCCCATTCATTTTAAAGGAAGCGCTTTCTATATATGATTATTCTAAATATCTAACAGATAAAAAACTTTATATATTAACCTCCCCCTTTTCCGAAGAGGAATTTTTTGATACATTTCGCGGAACTGCTAATTTTTCTACGAGCTTTATCCCGCACAGGCAAAGTTTTCAATGGAAGCAAGAAGAATATATGGATATAAAACTTCGTTGTGAACGTTTTTTTCACAAGAAAGATGTAAATATAGCTACTCTTTCTCGCTTTGAAAAATCCTGGACTCGCAACATGCTACAAAATGTAGAACGGCTAAGAAACTTTGTTCCCATCTCTCGACTCTTTGATTCTGCTAATGATTTACCCGTTCTGGTCTGCGGGGCGGGTCCGGGTTTATTCGACAGTCTTGAGGAAATTCGTGAATTTCGTGAAGAGTTTATTCTCATCTGTGTGGACACTGCCTTTCATGTGCTACAACAAAAAGGGATAGAGCCTGATTTGATATATACAGTAGATCCTCAGGCTATTAATAGTGCATACCTTCAATCTTATAAAAACGAAGGCCGCATTATTTTTGATCCAACTTCAAGCTATCATAGTTTACAGCTCCCCGCTCTAAATAGAGGCTATATAACCAGTTCTCCGTTTCCCTTGTTGCAATTTTTCACCTCTTGCTTTAAAATCGATGTGGGGGATGTTCCATTCGGAGGCTCGGTTTCTACTAATTCCATTAGCCTCGCTTCTATGATTTCATCGGGACCTGTTTTTCTTGCCGGTCAGGATCTGGCCTTTACAGAAGGACTTGCACACTGTAAAGGAGCTGTTTTAGAAGAGCGTTTAAATTACAAAGAAAGCCGCTATTTCAGAAGAGAATTGCATAACTACAGACAGTTAACTGCTCTTCCTTCCAAAGAAGTAAAAAGTTATACAGGAAAAATATTAAAAACAAATGAAAAATTATTAATATTCAAAAAATGGTTTGAAGATAATAGAAGAGATAAAATATGGTTAAATATTTCAAATAAAGGTGCTAACCTGGAAGGAATTCCGTATTGTAGTTTGAAAGATTTCATTAAGCAAAGCCGAAAAGAAGAAGTAAGAAAAGTCCGAGAACTCATAGCCAATCTTCCTCTAAAAGAAGAAGGATTTTTTTTAGATTTAGAAGCCTTACAGGTATCTACAAGAAATCTTATACAGAAATTGAAAAGTTTTGAAGGTCTTTTAGAAAAAGGACTTCAACTAAGTCATGAGATATATAAACTTGTAGAGAAGAAGAACTTACAGTCTCCTGAGTTTAAAAATAAACTATCTCAAATCTCAAAAATCGATGAAGAAGTAGCTTCCAAAAAAGGTTTAAATGAAGTCCTGGCCTCAGGAATGCAGAGGGTAATTTTAACTATCACGGAAGGATATGAAGAACAATTAGACTTAAAAGAAAGACTGGACGAAAAACTGTCTATTGCAAAGAAAAGTATTCTTTTATATAAGGGTTTATTAGAAGCTTCTCAAATAATGATAAAGCTTCTGATAAAAACAACTTACCGCTTTTGA